Proteins from a genomic interval of Pseudomonas silesiensis:
- a CDS encoding deoxyguanosinetriphosphate triphosphohydrolase, producing MDWQTLLTRERLGKPLHSPEELGRSPFHKDHDRIIFSGAFRRLGRKTQVHPVTSNDHIHTRLTHSLEVSCVGRSLGMRVGETIRSALPDWCDPSDLGMVVQSACLAHDIGNPPFGHSGEDAIRHWFQQAAGRGWLDAMSEVERDDFLNFEGNAQGFRVLTQLEYHQFDGGTRLTYATLGTYLKYPWTAKHADSLGYKKHKFGCYQSELPLLEQIAQKLGLPQLEEQRWARHPLVYLMEAADDICYALIDLEDGLEMELLEYAEVESLLLDLVGDDLPETYRQLGPQDSRRRKLAILRGKAIEHLTNAAARAFVEQQDALLAGLLPGDLVEHMHGPAKRCVLNAKDMARKKIFQDKRKTLHEIGAYTTLEILLNAFCGAALEQHNGRTPSFKSRRILDLLGNNAPDPCGPLHTSFLRMIDFIAGMTDSYASDMALEMTGRSNH from the coding sequence TTGGATTGGCAAACTTTGCTTACTCGCGAACGCCTCGGAAAGCCTCTGCACAGCCCGGAAGAACTCGGCCGCAGCCCTTTTCACAAAGACCATGACCGCATCATTTTTTCGGGAGCGTTTCGCCGCCTCGGGCGCAAGACACAGGTTCATCCCGTCACCAGTAACGATCACATCCATACGCGCCTGACCCATTCGCTGGAAGTCAGTTGCGTCGGCCGCTCGCTGGGCATGCGCGTCGGTGAAACCATCCGCAGTGCCCTGCCCGACTGGTGCGACCCCAGTGACCTGGGGATGGTCGTGCAATCGGCCTGCCTGGCCCATGACATCGGCAACCCGCCCTTCGGCCACTCCGGCGAAGACGCCATCAGGCACTGGTTCCAGCAAGCAGCCGGCCGTGGCTGGCTGGATGCCATGAGCGAAGTCGAACGCGATGATTTCCTCAATTTCGAAGGCAACGCCCAAGGCTTCCGGGTACTCACGCAGCTGGAATATCACCAGTTCGACGGCGGCACCCGGCTGACCTACGCCACCCTGGGGACGTATCTGAAGTATCCATGGACGGCAAAACACGCGGACTCACTGGGCTACAAGAAGCACAAGTTCGGCTGCTACCAGAGTGAATTGCCGCTGCTGGAGCAGATCGCCCAAAAACTCGGCCTGCCGCAACTCGAGGAACAGCGCTGGGCGCGTCATCCACTGGTGTACCTGATGGAGGCTGCCGACGACATCTGCTACGCGCTCATTGACCTGGAAGACGGCCTGGAGATGGAGTTGCTGGAGTATGCCGAAGTCGAATCGCTGCTGCTGGACCTGGTGGGTGACGATTTGCCTGAAACCTATCGCCAGCTCGGTCCGCAGGATTCGCGCCGGCGCAAACTGGCGATCCTGCGGGGCAAAGCCATCGAACACCTGACCAATGCCGCGGCCCGCGCCTTTGTCGAGCAACAGGACGCGTTGCTGGCGGGCCTGCTGCCCGGCGATCTGGTGGAGCACATGCATGGCCCCGCCAAGCGATGCGTGTTGAATGCGAAGGACATGGCGCGCAAAAAGATCTTCCAGGACAAGCGCAAGACCCTGCACGAAATCGGCGCCTACACCACGCTGGAAATCCTGCTCAACGCCTTCTGCGGCGCGGCGCTGGAACAGCACAACGGACGCACGCCTTCCTTCAAGAGCCGGCGCATCCTCGATCTGTTGGGTAACAATGCGCCCGATCCTTGCGGTCCCTTGCACACCTCGTTTCTGCGCATGATCGATTTCATCGCGGGCATGACCGACAGCTATGCCAGCGACATGGCACTGGAAATGACCGGTCGCTCCAACCATTGA
- a CDS encoding phage holin family protein, translating into MAIGESGSSATGPSSSPRRLGAAFLGLLHSHVELFGIELQEQKARTVSLLLFAGLALVFALLLLVGLSTLVLILFWDTYRLPAIIGLCVFYTLAAIFCGMRLRAAIFDESSPFHGTLEELANDRERLLP; encoded by the coding sequence ATGGCGATCGGCGAATCCGGCTCGTCCGCGACGGGCCCAAGCTCCTCACCGCGACGCCTCGGTGCCGCTTTTCTTGGACTGCTGCACAGCCATGTCGAACTGTTCGGCATTGAGTTGCAGGAGCAAAAGGCCCGCACCGTCAGCCTGTTGCTGTTTGCCGGCCTGGCGCTGGTGTTTGCCTTGCTGTTGCTGGTGGGCTTGTCGACGCTGGTGTTGATCCTGTTTTGGGACACCTATCGCCTGCCGGCCATCATCGGGCTTTGCGTGTTTTATACCCTCGCGGCCATCTTCTGCGGGATGCGCTTGAGAGCGGCGATTTTCGATGAATCCTCGCCCTTTCACGGCACGCTGGAAGAATTGGCCAATGATCGGGAGCGCCTGCTGCCATGA
- a CDS encoding DUF883 family protein — protein sequence MASIKAKTAQEVLMNDFQTLVSDTERLLEHTATLAGDQADELRSQIHDSLLRARETLKLTEDSLRERGKAAVTATEDYVQANPWQSVGIAAGVGFLIGLLATRR from the coding sequence ATGGCCAGTATCAAGGCAAAGACTGCTCAAGAAGTTCTGATGAATGACTTTCAAACACTGGTCAGCGACACCGAGCGGTTGCTGGAACACACGGCGACGCTGGCCGGGGATCAGGCCGATGAATTGCGCTCGCAAATCCATGACAGCCTGCTGCGTGCCCGGGAAACCTTGAAACTGACCGAAGACTCCCTGCGCGAGCGCGGCAAGGCCGCCGTTACCGCCACTGAAGACTATGTTCAGGCCAACCCATGGCAATCGGTCGGGATAGCGGCGGGCGTGGGCTTCCTGATTGGCCTGCTGGCCACTCGGCGCTGA
- a CDS encoding ammonium transporter, giving the protein MENLQSAVDTLIHSSNTLFILGGAVMVLAMHAGFAFLEVGTVRQKNQVNALAKILSDFAISTLAYFFIGYWIAYGVSFMQPAAVINADHGYGLVKFFFLLTFAAAIPAIISGGIAERARFVPQLCATALIVAFIYPFFEGMIWNGNFGVQAWLLERFGASFHDFAGSVVVHAMGGWLALAAVLLLGPRDGRYRDGKLVAFAPSSIPFLALGSWILIVGWFGFNVMSAQTLQGLSGLVAVNSLMAMVGGTVAALIVGRNDPGFLHNGPLAGLVAICAGSDLMHPVGALVTGVVAGALFVGCFTAAQVKWKIDDVLGVWPLHGLCGVWGGIACGIFGQVTLGGLGGVSLISQLIGTALGVVVALVGGFAVYGVIKAFHGLRLSQEEEYYGADLSVHKIGAVSQD; this is encoded by the coding sequence ATGGAAAATCTGCAAAGCGCTGTGGACACTCTGATCCATAGCTCCAACACGTTGTTCATTCTCGGCGGCGCGGTCATGGTGCTGGCCATGCACGCCGGTTTTGCCTTCCTGGAAGTAGGCACGGTCCGGCAAAAGAATCAGGTCAACGCCCTGGCGAAAATCCTCAGCGACTTCGCGATTTCGACCCTGGCCTATTTCTTTATAGGCTATTGGATTGCCTATGGGGTCAGCTTCATGCAACCGGCCGCGGTGATCAACGCCGATCACGGCTACGGGTTGGTGAAGTTTTTCTTTCTGCTGACGTTCGCCGCGGCGATCCCGGCGATCATTTCCGGCGGGATCGCCGAGCGAGCCCGGTTTGTCCCGCAGTTGTGCGCGACGGCCTTGATCGTGGCGTTCATCTATCCGTTTTTCGAAGGCATGATCTGGAACGGCAACTTTGGCGTGCAAGCCTGGTTGCTGGAACGCTTTGGCGCCAGCTTCCATGATTTCGCAGGCTCGGTGGTGGTCCACGCCATGGGTGGCTGGCTGGCACTGGCGGCGGTGTTGTTGCTCGGGCCACGGGATGGGCGGTATCGCGACGGAAAACTGGTCGCGTTCGCACCCTCGAGCATTCCTTTCCTGGCATTGGGTTCGTGGATCCTGATCGTCGGCTGGTTCGGTTTCAACGTGATGAGTGCGCAAACCCTGCAAGGTCTCAGTGGACTGGTGGCGGTGAATTCGCTGATGGCCATGGTCGGTGGCACCGTGGCCGCGCTGATCGTCGGGCGTAATGACCCGGGCTTTCTGCATAACGGCCCGTTGGCAGGGTTGGTGGCAATCTGCGCCGGCTCCGATCTGATGCATCCGGTGGGGGCGCTGGTGACCGGTGTCGTTGCCGGTGCGCTGTTTGTCGGGTGCTTTACCGCCGCCCAAGTCAAATGGAAGATCGACGATGTCCTGGGGGTGTGGCCGTTGCATGGCCTGTGCGGCGTCTGGGGTGGAATCGCCTGCGGCATTTTCGGCCAGGTCACATTGGGTGGTCTGGGCGGGGTCAGCCTGATCAGCCAATTGATCGGTACTGCGCTGGGGGTGGTGGTGGCGCTGGTCGGTGGCTTTGCCGTGTATGGCGTGATCAAGGCGTTCCATGGCCTGCGTCTGAGTCAGGAAGAAGAGTATTACGGCGCGGACTTGTCGGTGCACAAGATCGGCGCGGTCAGCCAGGACTGA
- a CDS encoding cation:proton antiporter, with the protein MFANLLIIFAASLVVIALFQRLRLPPVLGYLCVGLMIGPTAFDWVNESEDLPDLAELGVVFLLFSLGLEFSLTKMLALRQVVFGLGSLQVLGTAILLGGLLMLLGVSTTPALLLGAGLSLSSTAIVSKELSSLGEIFSSHGQNAIAVLLFQDVVAVLLLTMVPVFAGSSDQAWYWALPLTLGKTGVLFVGLLLVSRWILPRLFHEVAAARSAELFVLLALVIVLLTAWLTHLLGLSPALGAFLAGMLLGESHYRHQIEADIRPFRDILLGVFFVSIGMLIDLQLFASHGLLIFGLTLGLLLLKGSVVALLVKWRGSDGETAWRSGLALAQGGEFCFALMAQMQQNKLMPADFGGLLLAATFCSMLLTPLLLRAAPRIAIYLHRKPNEEAKLEEISALNADLHQHVVICGYGRVGQSIGRALRNAQQPYIALDTDPVRVQEAAVDETCVHYGDSRRGEMLVAIGLERARLLVIAVDQTDIALLILKEARRLNASVPILVRTRDDSQLAELKASGASEVVPELLESSLMLVSHALIMVGLPAHQVQERADQIRHDRYRLLHGIYPGAADDEEH; encoded by the coding sequence GTGTTCGCCAACCTGTTGATCATCTTCGCCGCCTCCCTGGTGGTGATTGCACTGTTCCAGCGCCTGCGCTTGCCGCCGGTGCTGGGCTACCTGTGCGTGGGGCTGATGATCGGGCCGACCGCATTCGACTGGGTCAATGAAAGCGAAGACTTGCCGGACCTCGCCGAACTGGGGGTGGTGTTCCTGCTGTTCTCCTTGGGGTTGGAGTTTTCCCTGACGAAGATGCTCGCGTTGCGTCAAGTGGTATTTGGCCTCGGCAGCCTGCAGGTGTTGGGCACCGCCATACTGCTTGGGGGATTGCTGATGTTGCTCGGCGTGTCGACCACACCGGCGTTGTTGCTCGGTGCCGGCTTGTCGTTGTCCTCCACCGCCATCGTCAGCAAGGAGCTGAGCAGTCTCGGCGAAATTTTCAGCAGCCACGGCCAGAATGCAATCGCCGTGCTGCTGTTCCAGGACGTGGTGGCGGTGTTGCTGCTGACGATGGTGCCGGTGTTCGCCGGCAGCAGCGATCAGGCCTGGTACTGGGCGCTGCCACTGACACTGGGCAAGACAGGGGTGTTGTTCGTCGGCCTGCTGCTGGTCAGTCGCTGGATCCTGCCACGGCTGTTCCATGAAGTAGCGGCAGCCCGCTCCGCCGAGTTGTTCGTGCTGCTGGCGCTGGTCATCGTGCTGCTGACGGCCTGGTTGACCCACCTGCTCGGCCTCTCCCCGGCCCTGGGTGCATTCCTGGCCGGCATGCTGTTGGGGGAAAGCCACTACCGGCACCAGATCGAAGCCGACATCCGTCCGTTTCGCGACATTCTGCTCGGTGTGTTCTTTGTCAGCATCGGCATGCTCATCGACCTGCAGTTGTTCGCCAGCCACGGCCTGCTGATATTCGGCCTGACCCTTGGGCTGTTGCTGCTCAAGGGCAGCGTGGTTGCGCTCCTGGTCAAATGGCGTGGCAGCGATGGTGAAACCGCCTGGCGCAGCGGCCTGGCATTGGCCCAGGGCGGAGAGTTCTGCTTTGCGCTGATGGCGCAGATGCAGCAGAACAAACTGATGCCCGCCGATTTTGGCGGCCTGCTGCTTGCCGCCACTTTCTGCTCGATGCTGCTGACGCCCTTGCTGTTGCGTGCAGCGCCCCGCATCGCAATCTACCTGCACCGCAAGCCCAACGAAGAAGCGAAACTCGAGGAAATCAGCGCACTCAACGCCGACCTGCATCAGCATGTAGTGATCTGTGGCTATGGTCGTGTCGGCCAGTCAATCGGACGCGCACTGCGCAATGCGCAGCAACCCTATATCGCCCTGGACACTGACCCGGTGCGTGTCCAGGAAGCCGCCGTGGATGAAACCTGCGTGCATTATGGCGACTCGCGCCGCGGTGAAATGCTGGTCGCGATAGGGCTGGAGCGCGCCAGGCTGCTGGTGATCGCCGTGGACCAGACTGACATCGCCTTACTGATCCTCAAGGAAGCGCGGCGACTCAATGCGTCCGTGCCGATTCTGGTGCGCACGCGCGACGACAGCCAACTGGCCGAGCTGAAGGCCTCCGGCGCCAGCGAAGTGGTGCCGGAACTGCTGGAGTCAAGCCTGATGCTCGTCTCCCACGCACTGATCATGGTGGGGTTACCCGCCCATCAGGTGCAGGAGCGCGCCGACCAGATCCGGCACGACCGCTATCGCCTGTTGCACGGTATTTATCCCGGCGCAGCAGACGATGAAGAGCATTGA
- a CDS encoding glutaredoxin family protein, translated as MPPECQLFGTVGCHLCEVAEAMLMEFVERGLLVELVDIVKDETWYEAYSLRIPVLRRVDTGAELGWPFSADQVVAFLR; from the coding sequence ATGCCTCCTGAATGTCAGCTGTTCGGCACCGTTGGGTGCCATCTGTGTGAAGTGGCCGAAGCCATGCTGATGGAATTTGTCGAGCGCGGCCTGCTGGTGGAACTGGTGGATATCGTTAAAGACGAAACCTGGTACGAAGCCTACAGCCTGCGTATTCCGGTGTTACGACGGGTGGATACCGGCGCGGAGCTGGGCTGGCCGTTCAGTGCCGATCAGGTGGTGGCGTTCTTGCGTTGA
- a CDS encoding pseudouridine synthase encodes MSISSFTAAHTQASTLYLPPGSWQTVLDCLCEHFSAIGREQWLDRIARGRVLDGHGAPIALDLAYKEGLRIHYFREVPDEKPIPVVESILYADDHLVVADKPHFLPVTPAGEYVEQTLLRRLIRRLDNPHLVPLHRIDRHTAGLVLFSANPGSRSAYQSLFPARQIEKRYEAIAKALPDLCFPLVHKSRLIDGEPFFRMQEGPGPSNTETAVEVREKNGDLWRYALYPVTGKKHQLRVHMTALGASICNDPFYPQVLKGVVDDYANPLKLLAQGLRFVDPVSGQERTFESAITLQW; translated from the coding sequence ATGTCCATTTCATCTTTTACTGCAGCACACACCCAGGCCAGCACGCTCTACCTGCCGCCGGGGTCGTGGCAGACCGTGCTCGATTGCCTGTGTGAACACTTCAGCGCCATTGGCCGTGAACAATGGCTGGACAGGATCGCCCGTGGGCGGGTCCTCGACGGGCATGGCGCACCGATTGCCCTTGATCTGGCGTACAAGGAAGGTCTGCGGATCCACTATTTTCGAGAGGTGCCGGACGAAAAGCCGATCCCTGTGGTCGAGTCGATCCTGTACGCCGACGATCATCTGGTGGTGGCGGACAAACCGCATTTCCTGCCAGTGACCCCGGCCGGCGAATATGTGGAACAGACCCTGCTGCGACGGTTGATTCGCCGCCTGGATAACCCGCACCTGGTGCCCTTGCACCGCATCGACCGGCACACGGCGGGGCTGGTGCTGTTTTCAGCCAACCCTGGGAGCCGGTCGGCGTATCAGTCGTTGTTTCCCGCACGGCAGATCGAAAAGCGCTACGAGGCGATTGCCAAAGCATTGCCTGACCTGTGCTTTCCATTGGTGCACAAGAGCCGGCTCATCGATGGCGAGCCTTTCTTCCGCATGCAGGAAGGTCCGGGCCCCAGCAATACCGAGACGGCCGTCGAGGTTCGGGAGAAGAATGGGGATCTGTGGCGGTATGCGCTGTACCCGGTGACGGGCAAGAAGCATCAATTGCGCGTGCACATGACCGCCCTGGGCGCGAGCATCTGCAACGATCCGTTCTATCCTCAGGTGCTCAAGGGCGTCGTGGATGATTATGCCAATCCCTTGAAGCTGCTCGCCCAGGGACTGCGGTTTGTCGATCCGGTGAGCGGGCAGGAAAGAACCTTCGAAAGCGCGATCACGCTGCAGTGGTAA
- a CDS encoding YgdI/YgdR family lipoprotein has product MTQRTVATFMLALGLATLAGCASPTVITLNDGREIQAVDAPKYDDESGFYEFEQLDGKHNRVNKDQVRTVKEL; this is encoded by the coding sequence ATGACTCAACGGACCGTTGCCACTTTCATGCTCGCACTGGGCCTCGCCACCCTTGCCGGTTGCGCCTCGCCGACAGTGATCACCTTGAATGACGGTCGCGAAATACAGGCCGTCGACGCACCTAAATACGATGACGAATCAGGTTTCTACGAATTCGAACAACTGGATGGCAAGCATAACCGCGTGAACAAGGACCAGGTGCGTACCGTCAAGGAGTTGTAA
- the mobA gene encoding molybdenum cofactor guanylyltransferase MobA, whose translation MTSTMDLPPCSILLLAGGRGQRMGGQDKGLLQWQGEPLIAHLHRKTRALTDDLIISCNRNPQQYAPYADRLVHDDEGDFPGPLAGIRAGLKAARHAQLMILPCDVPRIDAALLQGMRETASQHPDKPLMLRQGEHWEPLLCIIPVALSSAFESAWHDGERSPGRLMRKLGAQALQCPDHDPRLANLNTPELLSTHNTVSD comes from the coding sequence ATGACCTCGACTATGGATTTGCCGCCCTGCTCCATTCTGCTCCTGGCAGGTGGCCGTGGCCAACGCATGGGCGGTCAGGATAAAGGGTTGCTGCAATGGCAGGGTGAACCACTGATTGCTCATCTGCATCGCAAGACCCGAGCATTGACCGATGATCTGATCATCTCCTGCAACAGGAATCCGCAACAGTACGCACCCTACGCCGACCGGCTGGTCCATGATGACGAAGGGGACTTCCCGGGGCCTTTGGCCGGTATCCGCGCTGGCCTGAAGGCTGCCAGGCATGCGCAGCTGATGATATTGCCTTGTGACGTCCCCCGCATTGACGCCGCGTTGCTCCAGGGCATGCGCGAAACCGCCAGTCAGCATCCGGACAAGCCTTTGATGCTGCGCCAGGGCGAACATTGGGAGCCCTTGCTGTGCATCATCCCCGTGGCACTCTCCAGCGCTTTTGAAAGTGCCTGGCACGACGGTGAACGCAGCCCGGGCCGCCTCATGCGCAAGCTGGGAGCCCAGGCCCTTCAATGCCCCGACCATGACCCTCGCCTGGCCAACCTCAATACCCCTGAACTGTTAAGTACTCACAACACTGTGTCAGACTGA
- the moaB gene encoding molybdenum cofactor biosynthesis protein B: MKAKADVPFAPLNIAVLTVSDTRTLETDTSGQVFVDRLIAAGHNLAARVLLKDDLYKIRAQVANWIADDVVQVVLITGGTGFTGRDSTPEAVSCLLDKQVDGFGELFRQISVADIGTSTVQSRALAGLANGTLVCCLPGSTNAVRTGWDGILAEQLDARHRPCNFVPHLKQAAPCESRG; encoded by the coding sequence ATGAAAGCCAAGGCTGATGTACCTTTTGCACCGCTCAACATCGCGGTGTTGACGGTCAGCGACACCCGTACCCTGGAAACCGACACGTCAGGCCAGGTCTTCGTCGACCGCCTGATTGCCGCCGGCCACAACCTGGCGGCCCGGGTATTGCTCAAAGATGACCTTTACAAAATTCGTGCGCAAGTCGCCAACTGGATTGCCGACGATGTCGTGCAGGTCGTGCTGATCACCGGTGGCACTGGTTTTACCGGGCGCGACAGCACCCCTGAAGCCGTGAGCTGCCTGCTGGACAAGCAGGTCGACGGCTTTGGTGAGCTGTTCCGGCAGATATCGGTGGCCGATATCGGCACCTCGACCGTGCAGTCCCGGGCCCTGGCCGGTCTGGCCAATGGCACGCTGGTCTGCTGCTTGCCCGGTTCGACCAATGCCGTGCGTACCGGTTGGGACGGCATTCTCGCCGAACAACTGGATGCGCGGCATCGCCCGTGCAATTTCGTGCCTCATCTGAAACAGGCGGCACCCTGTGAATCCCGCGGGTAA
- the glp gene encoding gephyrin-like molybdotransferase Glp, whose translation MNPAGKPGKTGSLMAVEVALARLLEMAEAAPIRERERLPLAQVEGRVLAADLVSTLDLPPWPNSAMDGYALRVSDWTGEPLPVSQKIFAGKAPDPLEPGTCARIFTGAPVPAGADCVEMQENAEVQADERVRFIESMSPGQNIRPQGQETTVGELILPAGTRLGPIEQGLAASLGCAELEVIRKVRVAVLSTGDELLEPGQALGPGQIYNSNRVLLCSWLQRLGCEVIDAGILVDDLATTRARLGELKDVDLILSTGGVSVGEADFLGIALREEGELTLWKLAIKPGKPLTFGHFRGVPVIGLPGNPASTLVTFALLARPYLMRRMGVKDVEPLKFQVPAGFDWPKAGNRREYLRGRLEKGRAIIYRNQSSGVLRSAAWADGLVEVLEDRTLVEGDWVGFIPLSEVLG comes from the coding sequence GTGAATCCCGCGGGTAAGCCGGGCAAGACCGGCAGCCTGATGGCGGTCGAGGTGGCCCTGGCCCGCTTGCTCGAAATGGCCGAAGCCGCACCGATTCGCGAGCGTGAACGCTTGCCGTTGGCGCAGGTAGAGGGCCGGGTATTGGCCGCTGACCTGGTGTCGACGCTTGACCTGCCACCGTGGCCCAACAGTGCCATGGACGGTTATGCCTTGCGCGTGTCCGACTGGACGGGAGAACCGTTGCCGGTCAGTCAGAAGATTTTCGCAGGCAAGGCTCCGGATCCCTTGGAGCCAGGCACTTGTGCACGAATCTTTACCGGAGCGCCGGTTCCCGCCGGGGCCGATTGCGTCGAGATGCAGGAAAACGCCGAGGTCCAGGCAGATGAACGCGTGCGTTTCATCGAATCCATGTCCCCGGGACAAAACATCCGTCCGCAAGGCCAGGAAACCACGGTCGGTGAACTGATTCTGCCTGCTGGCACACGCCTGGGGCCGATCGAGCAGGGGTTGGCGGCCTCGTTGGGTTGCGCAGAGCTGGAGGTGATTCGCAAGGTTCGCGTTGCGGTGTTGTCTACGGGGGATGAGTTGCTTGAGCCGGGTCAGGCGCTGGGGCCGGGACAGATCTACAACAGCAATCGGGTATTGCTGTGCAGCTGGTTGCAACGCCTGGGTTGTGAAGTGATTGATGCCGGTATTCTTGTTGACGATCTGGCGACCACTCGCGCCCGCCTGGGTGAGTTGAAAGATGTCGACCTGATCCTATCGACAGGCGGCGTCTCGGTCGGTGAAGCCGATTTTCTCGGGATCGCCTTGCGGGAAGAGGGCGAGCTGACCTTGTGGAAGCTGGCCATCAAGCCGGGCAAACCGTTGACTTTCGGGCATTTTCGCGGCGTCCCGGTGATCGGTTTGCCCGGCAACCCGGCGTCGACCCTGGTGACCTTTGCCCTGTTGGCAAGACCCTATCTGATGCGCCGTATGGGCGTGAAGGACGTCGAGCCCCTGAAGTTTCAGGTTCCGGCAGGGTTTGACTGGCCGAAAGCCGGCAATCGGCGCGAGTACTTGCGCGGGCGGCTGGAGAAGGGGCGGGCGATTATCTACAGGAATCAGAGTTCCGGGGTGCTGCGTAGTGCCGCCTGGGCGGATGGTCTGGTTGAAGTGCTGGAAGATCGCACGCTGGTCGAGGGCGACTGGGTCGGCTTTATCCCGTTGAGTGAAGTCCTGGGCTGA